A stretch of the Aminipila terrae genome encodes the following:
- a CDS encoding lipid II flippase Amj family protein produces the protein MAIQVVFVLILTFIIYMIGTLAYSVRIVGIKTGKIAVAFAIFNVFALVSRTANAFQAPLLAKTIENSIKSGNINDMLHIFRWILVSATFATIVGAILLPTFIKVFARAVQSFSIHRSIPKLILHGFSKSGIEQFKKSITAPRQHNIAQLKSLRRIPKKIILLNIITSSITNVGVLSSLYAGCLYPDYRTTCSTLSSVINGMATILMFIFIDPYISVMTDDVIRGECSESDFNRCIIFIVFGLIIGTLLAQILLVPAAQTIAIIARVI, from the coding sequence ATGGCCATACAAGTAGTATTTGTTCTTATTCTTACATTCATTATTTACATGATTGGTACACTGGCTTACAGTGTGAGAATAGTAGGAATAAAGACAGGAAAAATCGCAGTAGCTTTTGCTATATTCAATGTATTTGCATTAGTATCAAGAACTGCAAATGCTTTTCAGGCACCATTACTTGCCAAGACAATTGAAAACAGTATTAAAAGCGGAAATATAAATGATATGCTGCATATTTTCAGGTGGATATTAGTTTCAGCTACATTTGCTACAATCGTAGGGGCAATCTTGCTACCTACCTTCATAAAAGTCTTTGCCAGAGCAGTTCAATCCTTCAGTATTCACAGGTCTATACCAAAGCTGATTTTACATGGATTTTCCAAATCCGGCATTGAACAATTTAAAAAAAGTATCACTGCTCCCAGGCAGCATAATATCGCACAGTTAAAGAGTTTACGAAGGATACCAAAGAAAATAATCCTTCTGAATATCATTACATCATCTATAACAAACGTAGGGGTTCTTTCTTCTTTATACGCAGGCTGCCTTTATCCGGATTATAGAACTACTTGCAGTACACTCTCCTCAGTGATCAATGGTATGGCCACAATACTTATGTTTATATTTATTGATCCGTATATATCCGTTATGACAGACGATGTAATCCGGGGAGAATGCTCAGAATCTGATTTTAATCGCTGCATCATTTTCATTGTTTTTGGACTTATTATTGGGACTTTACTGGCACAAATATTATTAGTCCCTGCAGCCCAGACCATTGCTATTATTGCCAGGGTAATCTAA
- the typA gene encoding translational GTPase TypA, translating to MANKQKIVNIAVIAHVDAGKSTLVDAFLNQSGVFRANEEVVECIMDSDDIERERGITIYSKNCSVMHDDVKINIVDTPGHADFSSEVERIMKTVDTVILLVDSSEGPMPQTRFVLNKSLEQGLNPILLINKIDKKDARIEEVVDEVYELFMDLNANDKQLDFPILYGIARQGIVVYDPADVADVEVETGDKKLDKHTQGDKGRDITPLFETIIKHVEAYPDLTEEPLQMQISSLGYDDYIGRLGIGRVTKGRIKTGQTVAVAKADGSIVSRKINQVFVYRGLKRTPVDEAECGDIVVIAGISDISIGETICDSSNPQPMEMIHIEEPTLSMNFMVNKSPFAGKVGKFVTSRHIKERLAKELEVNVGLVVEETDSTDVFKVSGRGELHLSILIENMRREGYELAVSKPEVIMHKNEHGKKVEPIEEVVISVPDEYSGSVISKLNVRKGIMKEMSGDNGYSKLVYLVPTRGLLGYRSEFINDTHGEGTMVRRFDSFDEYKGEIPQRANGVAIAQEEGVSTGYALFSIQERVQMFIEPGVKVYEGMIIGMNSRNDDMIVNPCKAKKATNMRASGNDDAIKLSPPRTFTLEEALEFVNNDELVEVVPDDIRLRKKILNELERRRSGR from the coding sequence ATGGCAAACAAACAAAAGATAGTCAACATAGCTGTTATAGCCCACGTTGACGCAGGAAAATCTACTCTGGTAGATGCATTTTTAAATCAGAGCGGCGTTTTTCGTGCAAACGAAGAAGTTGTGGAATGTATTATGGACAGCGATGATATAGAGAGAGAAAGAGGAATTACTATTTATTCCAAGAACTGCTCTGTTATGCATGATGACGTTAAAATTAACATCGTTGACACACCAGGACATGCAGACTTTTCCTCCGAAGTTGAAAGAATTATGAAAACAGTAGATACTGTAATATTACTTGTAGATTCCAGTGAAGGCCCTATGCCGCAGACAAGATTTGTATTAAATAAATCTCTGGAACAGGGATTAAATCCAATTTTATTAATCAATAAGATTGATAAGAAGGATGCCAGAATTGAAGAGGTAGTGGACGAGGTTTATGAACTCTTTATGGATTTAAATGCCAACGACAAACAGCTGGACTTCCCTATTTTGTATGGTATAGCAAGACAGGGTATCGTAGTATATGATCCTGCTGATGTTGCAGATGTTGAAGTGGAAACTGGAGATAAAAAATTAGATAAGCATACACAGGGTGACAAAGGCAGAGACATCACTCCATTATTTGAAACAATAATCAAACATGTTGAAGCGTACCCAGACCTGACAGAAGAACCTTTGCAGATGCAGATTTCTTCCTTAGGTTATGATGATTATATTGGAAGACTTGGAATTGGCCGTGTGACAAAGGGCAGAATTAAGACTGGACAAACTGTAGCAGTAGCCAAAGCAGACGGAAGTATTGTTTCAAGAAAAATCAATCAGGTATTTGTATACAGAGGTCTTAAGAGGACTCCAGTTGATGAAGCGGAGTGTGGAGATATTGTTGTTATAGCCGGTATTTCAGATATTTCTATTGGTGAGACTATTTGTGACAGTTCAAATCCGCAGCCTATGGAAATGATTCATATAGAAGAGCCAACCCTATCCATGAATTTTATGGTAAATAAATCACCATTTGCAGGAAAGGTTGGGAAATTTGTAACTTCAAGGCATATAAAGGAAAGATTAGCAAAAGAACTTGAGGTAAATGTGGGACTTGTGGTTGAAGAAACAGATTCAACGGACGTGTTTAAGGTTTCAGGGCGTGGAGAACTTCATCTTTCCATCTTGATTGAAAATATGAGACGTGAAGGCTATGAATTAGCTGTATCTAAACCTGAAGTTATTATGCACAAAAATGAACACGGTAAAAAGGTAGAACCTATTGAAGAGGTTGTAATTTCTGTTCCAGATGAATATTCTGGAAGTGTTATTTCAAAGTTGAATGTTCGAAAAGGTATTATGAAAGAAATGTCTGGGGATAACGGATATTCAAAGCTTGTATATCTTGTACCAACCAGAGGTTTGCTGGGATACAGAAGTGAATTCATCAATGATACTCATGGTGAAGGAACGATGGTCAGACGTTTTGATAGTTTCGATGAATATAAAGGGGAAATACCTCAAAGAGCAAACGGTGTTGCCATAGCTCAGGAAGAGGGAGTATCTACAGGTTATGCCCTTTTCAGCATTCAGGAAAGAGTTCAGATGTTTATAGAACCGGGCGTTAAGGTTTATGAAGGTATGATTATTGGTATGAACAGCAGAAATGATGATATGATTGTAAATCCTTGCAAGGCAAAGAAAGCAACCAATATGCGTGCTTCAGGAAATGATGATGCAATTAAGCTTTCACCACCAAGAACTTTTACACTTGAAGAGGCTTTGGAGTTCGTTAACAATGATGAATTAGTTGAAGTTGTTCCAGATGATATCAGACTTAGGAAAAAGATTTTAAATGAACTGGAAAGACGCAGATCAGGCAGATAA
- a CDS encoding class I SAM-dependent methyltransferase produces the protein MDKLIKLLKEIFNEDNLLKVIFGSVRKKSNPCKKVTIRPIILQEKRVYQVEYHFEKKVTHENLIEEKVIGLCENLITEEFKQMNVQTVFEDIQVLAAKPENPKIIRKHTDKRQIINLEHNKEKKYIIPDKNPCAFLIKLGVMGEDGKVFQKHYAKFRQINRYLEIVEDVMAYLPENREKPLKVIDFGCGKSYLTFALYYYLKVLKNRNVEIIGLDLKADVIEFCNKTAGELGYQELKFLRGDIADYTSDHADMVVTLHACDTATDYALINAVNWKSKVILSVPCCQHELFSQIKSELHQPMYKHGILKDRFTELLTDGLRGLKLEACGYDVSMIEFTSLEHTSKNIMIRAVKGNYSEKTSSMKKALKEYEDLRDYYKVNPAIDRMECK, from the coding sequence ATGGACAAGCTTATTAAGCTGCTTAAAGAAATATTTAATGAGGATAATCTGCTTAAGGTGATATTTGGAAGTGTAAGGAAAAAATCTAATCCTTGTAAAAAGGTTACAATAAGGCCAATCATCCTTCAGGAGAAAAGGGTATATCAGGTAGAGTATCATTTTGAAAAGAAGGTAACTCATGAAAATTTGATAGAAGAAAAAGTGATTGGGTTATGTGAGAACTTAATTACAGAAGAATTTAAGCAAATGAATGTACAGACTGTTTTTGAGGATATCCAGGTTTTGGCGGCAAAACCAGAGAACCCTAAAATAATAAGAAAGCACACTGATAAAAGACAAATAATAAATTTAGAGCATAATAAAGAGAAAAAGTATATCATTCCAGACAAAAATCCTTGTGCATTTTTAATTAAGCTGGGGGTTATGGGAGAGGATGGGAAAGTATTCCAGAAACATTATGCAAAATTTCGCCAGATAAACAGGTATCTGGAAATCGTTGAAGATGTTATGGCATATCTGCCGGAAAATAGGGAAAAGCCTTTAAAAGTTATTGATTTTGGCTGTGGAAAGTCGTATCTGACCTTTGCTTTATATTATTATCTTAAAGTGCTGAAAAATCGAAACGTTGAAATCATAGGGCTGGATTTAAAAGCAGATGTTATAGAGTTCTGCAACAAGACAGCCGGAGAACTTGGCTATCAAGAACTTAAGTTTCTTAGGGGAGATATTGCAGATTATACCAGTGACCATGCAGATATGGTGGTTACACTGCATGCCTGCGACACGGCAACAGATTATGCGCTGATAAACGCAGTTAACTGGAAATCAAAAGTCATTCTTTCCGTTCCCTGCTGCCAGCATGAACTGTTCAGTCAGATTAAAAGTGAATTGCATCAGCCTATGTATAAACATGGCATTTTAAAAGATCGTTTTACAGAATTACTCACAGATGGTCTCAGAGGACTAAAGCTGGAGGCTTGTGGATATGATGTATCCATGATTGAATTTACCAGCCTGGAACATACTTCCAAAAACATTATGATCCGTGCGGTTAAAGGAAATTATTCAGAAAAGACCTCTTCTATGAAAAAGGCCCTGAAAGAATATGAGGATTTAAGAGATTACTATAAAGTGAACCCTGCCATTGACAGAATGGAATGTAAATAA
- a CDS encoding N-acetylmuramoyl-L-alanine amidase family protein, with product MDTTMPSVYLSPSVQDYNEYIIGGSEEYYMNLIVDAMVPYLRANNISFNRNNPNDSLAQVIEQSNAGEYDLHLALHSNAAPENLAGMLQGPDIYYYAFSMAGEKAADIFAKNLMAIYPNPDLVTTIPNTTLAELRRTRATSILIELAYHDNYEDANWIATNIEAIAENLAFSLTEYFGMPFVDPF from the coding sequence ATGGATACAACAATGCCAAGTGTTTATTTGAGCCCTTCCGTTCAGGATTATAATGAATATATTATTGGTGGGAGTGAAGAATATTACATGAACCTTATCGTTGATGCCATGGTACCTTATCTGAGGGCAAATAATATTTCCTTCAACCGTAATAATCCAAATGATTCTCTGGCCCAGGTCATTGAGCAGTCCAATGCAGGAGAATACGATTTACATTTAGCCCTTCACTCAAACGCTGCACCCGAGAATTTAGCAGGAATGCTTCAAGGACCGGACATATATTATTATGCATTTAGTATGGCTGGCGAAAAGGCGGCTGATATATTTGCCAAAAATCTTATGGCAATTTACCCAAATCCAGATTTAGTGACTACAATTCCAAATACTACTCTTGCAGAACTGAGAAGAACCAGAGCTACATCGATTTTGATTGAGCTGGCATATCATGACAATTATGAAGATGCCAACTGGATTGCAACAAATATTGAAGCAATTGCAGAAAATCTGGCATTTTCTTTAACCGAGTATTTTGGAATGCCATTTGTAGATCCATTTTAA
- a CDS encoding DUF6873 family GME fold protein: MSIIYISENAHEILLDYLQNSGHKLVFIKDTGLVYPEVAAHADIYMCKLGAEPESPVFHAGPPSQSGLGYQYPENVKYNGVCMGNYFIHNLKYTSPTLLEQIKHSGFRPIQVSQGYTKCNMVVVNPFSAITSDEGIYKSVNHYFDTSEFLSRQSAPGSWADKLNLLLVRQGHVKLGRFPYGFLGGASGRVGNEILFNGNLEAHPDFEIISEFIESQNLKIKYFEEYPLEDIGSIIEWRDK; encoded by the coding sequence ATGAGTATTATCTATATATCAGAAAATGCCCACGAAATACTTTTGGACTATCTTCAGAATTCAGGGCACAAACTGGTTTTCATAAAAGACACAGGTTTAGTATATCCGGAAGTGGCTGCACATGCAGATATTTATATGTGCAAATTAGGTGCAGAACCGGAATCCCCTGTTTTCCATGCTGGGCCCCCATCACAGTCAGGTCTGGGTTATCAATATCCGGAAAATGTGAAATATAATGGGGTTTGTATGGGAAATTATTTTATTCATAATTTAAAATATACATCTCCAACTCTGCTGGAACAAATAAAGCATTCAGGTTTCCGGCCAATACAGGTCAGTCAGGGCTATACAAAATGCAATATGGTGGTTGTTAATCCCTTTTCTGCTATTACTTCTGATGAAGGAATCTATAAAAGTGTAAACCATTATTTTGATACTTCAGAATTCCTGTCTCGCCAATCTGCACCAGGTTCCTGGGCCGACAAACTTAATCTCCTTCTTGTCAGACAAGGTCATGTAAAACTGGGCAGGTTTCCCTATGGATTTCTAGGGGGAGCTTCCGGCAGAGTAGGAAATGAAATACTCTTTAATGGAAATTTAGAGGCACATCCTGATTTTGAAATAATCTCAGAATTTATAGAATCCCAAAATCTGAAAATAAAGTACTTTGAAGAATATCCTCTTGAAGATATCGGATCAATCATTGAATGGAGAGATAAATGA
- a CDS encoding elongator complex protein 3, whose protein sequence is MKKHAIIPIFIPHEGCPNDCVFCNQKKITARQKPVHPEDVKNIIEQYLTTLTGRGLETIEVAFFGGSFTGIPLLEQSAYLAVAKQFKDNGFIDKIHLSTRPDYINEEILDNLKYYDTDIIELGVQSFDDSVLKASNRGHNSEIVYSSCELIKSYGFQLGIQLMIGLPGDTHEKSLYSARETVKIGPSIARLYPTIIIDDTELLAMYRQGAYQPLSQQEAVFTTKEMYKILNTAGINIIRVGLKSTDIISENGAITGDTYHPAFRQLVEAEIAKEVLEDKLVKLLSSSEQYCSKSTMEKQHFTFESNSRCFSNMIGNKRSNKEYFSRKYPNLRIRFAENTLLADNHYNVLK, encoded by the coding sequence ATGAAAAAACACGCAATCATACCTATTTTTATCCCACATGAAGGGTGTCCCAATGACTGTGTCTTCTGTAACCAGAAAAAAATCACTGCAAGGCAGAAACCCGTTCACCCAGAAGATGTAAAAAATATTATAGAACAATATCTGACTACATTAACGGGACGAGGTCTTGAAACAATTGAAGTTGCCTTTTTCGGAGGCAGTTTTACAGGAATACCCCTTCTGGAGCAGAGTGCCTATTTAGCTGTTGCAAAGCAATTTAAGGATAATGGATTCATTGATAAGATTCATCTTTCTACCCGGCCAGATTATATAAATGAGGAAATTCTGGACAATCTAAAGTATTATGATACAGATATCATAGAACTTGGTGTTCAATCTTTTGACGATTCAGTGCTCAAAGCATCAAACCGTGGTCATAACAGTGAAATAGTCTATTCAAGCTGTGAGTTGATAAAATCATACGGTTTCCAGCTGGGAATCCAGTTAATGATTGGTCTTCCCGGAGATACGCATGAAAAGTCCCTTTACTCAGCCAGAGAAACTGTGAAAATAGGGCCATCCATTGCACGCCTTTATCCAACTATAATCATTGATGACACAGAACTTCTGGCTATGTACAGGCAGGGAGCCTATCAGCCCCTTTCTCAACAGGAAGCCGTTTTTACCACGAAAGAAATGTATAAAATATTAAACACGGCAGGAATAAATATCATTCGGGTAGGTCTTAAAAGTACGGATATTATCAGCGAAAACGGGGCCATTACGGGAGATACCTACCATCCCGCATTCAGACAGCTGGTGGAAGCAGAGATTGCCAAGGAAGTCCTTGAAGATAAATTAGTAAAGCTTTTATCTTCTTCTGAGCAATACTGCAGCAAATCTACAATGGAAAAGCAACACTTCACCTTTGAAAGTAATTCCAGATGCTTTTCAAACATGATTGGTAATAAACGCAGCAATAAAGAATACTTTTCTAGAAAATATCCCAATTTACGAATCCGTTTTGCTGAAAATACTTTACTTGCGGACAACCATTATAATGTGTTAAAATAA
- a CDS encoding ACT domain-containing protein, translated as MKAVVTVIGKDMVGILAKVSTTCADANANVLEVTQSVLQEYFAMIMLIDISKMNCELDSLRENLQKNVTGMTIHVMHEDIFNSMHRI; from the coding sequence ATGAAAGCAGTAGTAACAGTAATAGGGAAAGATATGGTTGGCATCCTGGCAAAAGTCAGCACTACCTGTGCAGATGCCAATGCAAATGTACTGGAAGTAACCCAGTCCGTCCTTCAGGAATATTTTGCCATGATCATGCTCATTGATATATCAAAAATGAACTGCGAATTAGATTCATTAAGAGAAAATCTGCAGAAAAATGTAACAGGCATGACCATTCACGTTATGCACGAAGATATTTTCAATTCAATGCACAGAATTTAA
- a CDS encoding PFL family protein: protein MLNMTDIMETITMIQDENLDIRTITMGISLLDCCDSDIDKSCEKVYNKIYNYAKDLVKTGEDIEKKYCIPIVNKRISVTPIAMLVGASGGDPVKYAKTLDKVAKDVGVNFIGGFSALVHKGFSPGDKELIEAIPRALAETDFVCSSINIGSTKAGINMDAIKIMGNIVKATAEATKDNQCIGAAKLVVFCNAPEDNPFMAGAFHGPGEPDCVLNVGVSGPGVVRAALAKMPDDADLTEVADMIKKTAFKITRMGQLVGSEASKRLGVPFGIIDLSLAPTPAIGDSVAHILEEIGLEQCGTHGTTAALAMLNDAVKKGGVMASSNVGGLSGAFIPVTEDAGMIDAARAGSLTIEKLEAMTAVCSVGLDMIVIPGDTTPEIISAIIADEAAIGMVNSKTTAVRVIPAVGLAEGEELDFGGLLGNGPVMKLHSKSPAKMINRGGRIPAPLQSLKN from the coding sequence ATGCTGAATATGACAGACATCATGGAAACCATCACCATGATACAGGATGAAAATCTGGACATTCGAACAATCACTATGGGTATCTCACTGCTTGACTGTTGCGACAGTGATATTGATAAATCATGTGAAAAAGTATATAACAAGATTTATAATTATGCTAAGGATCTTGTAAAAACAGGAGAAGATATCGAAAAGAAATATTGTATTCCAATTGTAAATAAAAGGATTTCAGTAACACCTATCGCCATGCTTGTGGGTGCATCCGGCGGAGATCCGGTAAAATACGCAAAAACGTTAGATAAAGTTGCAAAAGATGTAGGGGTCAACTTTATCGGTGGTTTTTCTGCTTTAGTCCACAAAGGTTTTTCTCCTGGGGATAAAGAGCTCATCGAAGCCATTCCAAGAGCCCTTGCCGAAACAGACTTCGTTTGCTCTTCCATAAATATTGGTTCAACAAAAGCCGGAATAAACATGGATGCTATTAAAATTATGGGTAATATAGTAAAAGCCACTGCAGAAGCAACAAAAGACAATCAATGTATTGGTGCTGCAAAACTTGTAGTCTTCTGCAATGCTCCCGAAGATAATCCTTTTATGGCTGGTGCCTTTCACGGTCCTGGAGAACCAGACTGTGTTCTAAATGTGGGAGTGTCAGGTCCGGGTGTGGTACGTGCAGCTCTTGCAAAAATGCCTGATGATGCAGATCTGACTGAAGTTGCTGATATGATAAAAAAGACTGCTTTTAAAATTACCCGAATGGGACAGCTTGTTGGTTCAGAAGCTTCAAAACGTCTTGGCGTACCTTTTGGTATTATTGATTTATCTCTTGCGCCAACTCCAGCTATCGGAGATTCTGTTGCTCATATATTAGAAGAAATCGGACTGGAGCAATGTGGTACCCACGGAACTACTGCTGCTCTGGCAATGCTTAATGATGCAGTCAAAAAAGGTGGTGTAATGGCTTCCTCCAACGTAGGTGGTCTGTCTGGAGCGTTTATTCCGGTGACTGAAGATGCAGGCATGATTGACGCTGCCAGAGCCGGAAGCCTGACTATAGAAAAACTGGAAGCCATGACCGCTGTGTGCTCTGTGGGCCTGGATATGATAGTAATTCCTGGGGATACCACTCCGGAAATAATCTCTGCTATTATCGCCGATGAAGCAGCCATAGGTATGGTAAACTCAAAAACTACTGCTGTAAGAGTGATCCCTGCTGTGGGATTAGCGGAAGGTGAAGAATTGGATTTTGGAGGTCTTTTAGGGAATGGTCCTGTTATGAAACTTCATTCCAAATCTCCTGCTAAGATGATTAACAGAGGTGGAAGAATACCTGCCCCTCTTCAAAGTTTAAAAAATTAA
- a CDS encoding zinc ribbon domain-containing protein, with amino-acid sequence MEKKQYICPKCGCHEYEHDQFQATGGNFAKIFDVQNKKFITISCTQCGYTELYKAGASTGWNILDFLMG; translated from the coding sequence ATGGAAAAAAAGCAATACATATGTCCTAAATGCGGATGTCACGAATATGAACATGATCAGTTTCAGGCCACAGGAGGAAATTTCGCAAAAATATTTGATGTACAAAATAAGAAGTTTATCACAATTAGCTGCACCCAGTGTGGCTATACGGAGTTATATAAGGCAGGCGCTTCCACAGGATGGAATATTTTAGACTTCCTTATGGGTTAA
- the kce gene encoding 3-keto-5-aminohexanoate cleavage enzyme: MEKLIIAAAICGAEVTKKQNPAVPYTVEEIVREAKSAYDAGASVIHLHVREDDGTPTQSKDRFQVCVDAIRKECPDAIIQPSTGGAVGMTDLERLQSTEIVPTPEFATLDCGTCNFGGDDIFVNTDNTIFNFAKIMQERGIKPELEVFDKGMIDTALKADKKGLLEHPMHFDFVLGVQMTATIRDLLFMVESLPAGSTWTATGLGKNAWHIAAATISLGGHVRVGFEDNLYMEKGVLAESNGQMVAKVVEIAKLLGREVANPTEAREILGMKQK, encoded by the coding sequence ATGGAAAAATTAATAATTGCTGCTGCTATTTGTGGCGCAGAAGTAACCAAAAAACAGAACCCTGCTGTTCCTTACACAGTGGAAGAAATTGTTAGAGAAGCAAAATCTGCTTATGATGCAGGTGCTTCAGTAATTCACCTTCACGTAAGAGAAGATGATGGTACTCCAACTCAGAGTAAGGATAGATTCCAGGTATGTGTTGATGCTATCAGAAAAGAATGCCCAGATGCTATTATCCAGCCTTCAACAGGTGGAGCAGTTGGTATGACTGACTTAGAAAGATTACAGTCAACTGAGATTGTACCAACTCCAGAATTTGCTACATTAGATTGTGGTACTTGCAATTTTGGTGGAGATGATATCTTCGTAAATACAGACAACACTATCTTTAACTTTGCAAAGATTATGCAGGAAAGAGGAATCAAGCCTGAATTAGAAGTATTTGATAAGGGAATGATTGACACTGCATTAAAAGCAGATAAAAAAGGTTTATTAGAACACCCAATGCACTTTGACTTTGTACTTGGAGTTCAGATGACTGCTACAATTCGTGACCTGTTATTTATGGTAGAAAGCCTTCCTGCTGGTTCAACATGGACTGCTACAGGACTTGGTAAGAATGCTTGGCACATTGCTGCTGCCACAATTTCTTTAGGCGGACATGTAAGAGTAGGTTTTGAAGATAACCTTTATATGGAAAAAGGTGTTCTTGCAGAGAGCAATGGACAAATGGTTGCTAAGGTTGTAGAAATTGCAAAGCTTCTTGGAAGAGAAGTTGCAAATCCTACTGAAGCAAGAGAAATCTTAGGAATGAAGCAGAAATAG
- the rapZ gene encoding RNase adapter RapZ, which yields MEAVIITGLSGAGKSQAANCLEDLGYYCIDNMPPALIRNFITLAMNEKSSIEKAAFVTDIRGGEFFDEIKPCLQDLRLMGLNFKVLFLEASDEVLIRRFNETRRQHPLAEGGETLSGLRREREVLKEIRAISDFVIDTSNMKSARLREEIKDIFTKGEDAGFIINISSFGFKHGIPLEADMVFDMRFIPNPYYVPSLKKLTGNSKKIQDYVLKFTETQNFIENADKMITEMIPCYIREGKYHLNLAFGCTGGQHRSVTMANVFAKKFKEQGLRITIEHRDL from the coding sequence ATGGAAGCAGTAATTATAACAGGTTTATCTGGTGCAGGCAAATCTCAGGCAGCTAACTGCCTGGAGGATTTAGGGTACTATTGCATTGATAATATGCCCCCTGCCTTAATAAGAAATTTCATTACTTTAGCAATGAATGAAAAAAGTTCTATCGAGAAAGCTGCTTTTGTTACCGATATTCGCGGAGGAGAATTCTTCGATGAAATTAAACCCTGTCTGCAGGATTTAAGGTTGATGGGACTTAACTTTAAAGTTTTGTTTCTGGAAGCGTCAGATGAAGTTTTAATTAGAAGATTTAATGAAACAAGGAGGCAGCATCCTTTAGCAGAAGGTGGAGAAACCTTATCCGGATTAAGAAGGGAAAGAGAGGTTCTGAAGGAAATACGAGCCATATCTGATTTTGTTATTGATACATCTAATATGAAATCTGCAAGACTCAGGGAAGAAATTAAAGACATTTTTACAAAGGGAGAGGATGCTGGGTTTATCATTAACATATCTTCTTTTGGTTTTAAACATGGAATACCTCTTGAAGCAGATATGGTTTTTGATATGAGATTTATACCAAATCCATATTATGTACCAAGTTTAAAAAAATTAACAGGGAACAGCAAAAAAATACAGGATTACGTGCTGAAATTTACGGAAACACAGAATTTTATTGAAAATGCAGATAAAATGATAACTGAGATGATTCCCTGCTATATCAGAGAAGGAAAATATCATTTAAATCTTGCTTTTGGATGTACAGGCGGACAGCACAGATCTGTAACCATGGCTAATGTTTTTGCGAAAAAATTTAAAGAACAAGGTTTACGAATAACTATTGAGCATAGGGACCTCTAG
- a CDS encoding PHP domain-containing protein: MEENKEIKVYKGYRMTYDLHTHTVFSHGKGTIRENVLAALSRGLNKVAITDHGPGHLTYGIKRKAVPEMRAQIESLKKEFPQIDICLGVEANIINKGFYLDVTPDEFLQYDFVIGGYHYGVLNGYCVSNYLDNHMKKKSLMDSKSVKKLRRKNTEMTVKAVYENNLKILTHPGDKGPFDLLEIAKACAERGTLMEISTWHDHLTVEEIKTAALTSVGFIISSDAHHPSRIGDFEGGLDRAIEAGIDLARIVNIERI; the protein is encoded by the coding sequence GTGGAAGAAAATAAAGAAATTAAAGTATATAAAGGGTATAGAATGACGTATGACTTACATACTCATACGGTGTTTTCACATGGAAAGGGCACTATAAGAGAAAATGTTCTGGCAGCTCTGAGCAGAGGATTAAATAAAGTAGCCATTACAGACCATGGACCAGGACACCTGACTTATGGCATAAAGAGAAAAGCTGTTCCAGAAATGAGGGCGCAGATTGAATCCTTAAAGAAAGAATTTCCTCAGATAGATATATGTCTTGGGGTTGAAGCCAATATCATAAATAAGGGCTTTTATTTGGATGTAACACCAGATGAATTTTTACAATATGATTTTGTTATTGGTGGATATCACTATGGGGTGCTAAATGGATACTGTGTGAGTAACTATCTGGACAACCATATGAAGAAAAAAAGTTTGATGGATTCAAAATCCGTAAAAAAGCTTAGACGTAAGAATACTGAAATGACCGTAAAGGCGGTTTATGAGAATAATTTGAAAATATTAACGCATCCCGGAGATAAAGGTCCCTTTGATCTGTTGGAAATTGCAAAAGCATGCGCTGAACGTGGTACTTTGATGGAGATCAGCACATGGCATGATCATCTGACTGTTGAGGAAATAAAAACTGCTGCGCTTACCAGCGTGGGATTTATCATTAGCAGTGATGCTCATCATCCAAGCAGAATAGGGGACTTTGAAGGAGGGCTGGATCGAGCTATAGAAGCTGGTATTGATTTAGCCAGAATTGTTAATATAGAAAGGATATAA